One window of Ziziphus jujuba cultivar Dongzao chromosome 5, ASM3175591v1 genomic DNA carries:
- the LOC107435979 gene encoding bidirectional sugar transporter SWEET1 gives MDILHFFFGVCGNAAALFLFLSPTITFKRIVKNRSTEQFSGIPYVMTLLNCLLSAWYGLPFVSPNNILVSTINGTGAAIEFIYVMIFIIFAPKREKAKILGLLTFVLTVFGCVAFVSLFALHHNARKLFCGVAATVFSIIMYGSPLSIMRLVIKTKSVEFMPFFLSLFVFLCGTSWFIFGLLGRDPFVAVPNGFGSALGTMQLILYFIYRDRKGESKKPSSEETMEMGLSKPNHVKQQNPNPNPNPNKTQNGSI, from the exons TCTTTTTCGGAGTCTGTG GAAATGCTGCTGCTTTGTTCCTCTTCTTGTCTCCAAC GATAACATTCAAGAGGATCGTAAAGAACAGGTCCACAGAGCAATTTTCAGGCATTCCGTACGTGATGACTCTGCTGAATTGCCTTCTTTCAGCTTG GTATGGATTGCCTTTTGTATCCCCAAACAACATTTTGGTCTCAACGATCAACGGCACAGGTGCAGCCATCGAGTTCATATACGTGATGATCTTCatcatatttgcaccaaaaagGGAAAAGGCCAAAATTCTTGGCCTCCTAACGTTTGTACTCACTGTATTTGGATGTGTGGCTTTTGTGTCACTTTTTGCTCTGCACCATAACGCTAGGAAGTTGTTCTGCGGCGTTGCTGCTACTGTATTCTCCATTATCATGTATGGCTCACCTCTATCAATCATG AGGCTGGTCATAAAAACCAAGAGTGTGGAATTTATGCCATTTTTCTTGTCACTGTTTGTGTTCTTATGTGGCACTTCATGGTTCATCTTTGGCCTACTTGGCCGTGACCCCTTTGTGGCT GTGCCAAATGGCTTTGGTTCTGCTCTTGGAACAATGCAGCTGATCTTGTACTTCATCTACCGTGATAGAAAGGGTGAGTCCAAGAAGCCCAGCTCAGAAGAGACTATGGAAATGGGCCTTTCAAAGCCCAACCATGTTAAACAACAGAATCCGAACCCGAACCCGAACCCGAACAAAACCCAAAATGGGTCCATCTAG
- the LOC107435983 gene encoding transcriptional corepressor SEUSS isoform X1: MVPSGPPTPIGGGSQSVSPSLLRSNSGMLGAQGGPLPGQTPFSSLVSSRAQFNNMNMLGNVPNVSSLLNQSFGNGVPNSGLSGPGTSQRGGIDTGAESEPLLSSVGNGMNFNTPSSTFVASNMANPGSSGQGQGQQFSNSSGNQMLPDQQQSQQLEPPSFQHSQQPMQQFSAPLNTQQQQQQFQAIRGGMAGVGPVKLEPHVTNDQHGQSHQQQQQQQQLQSLRTLSAVKLEPQQLPTIRGLGPVKLESQHSDQSLFMHQQQQQQQQQQQFLHMSRQSPHAAAAAQMNILQQQRLMQLQQQHQQQQLLKAMPQQRSQLPQQFQQQNLPLRSPVKSGYEPGMCARRLTNYMYQQQHRPEDNNIEFWRKFVAEYFAPHAKKKWCVSMYGSGRQTTGVFPQDVWHCEICNRKPGRGFEATVEVLPRLFKIKYESGTLEELLYVDMPREYQNSSGQIVLDYAKAIQESVFEQLRVVRDGQLRIVFSQDLKICSWEFCARRHEELIPRRLLIPQVSQLGAAAQKYQAATQNAASNLSLPEIQNNCNVFVASARQLAKTLEVPLVNDLGYTKRYVRCLQISEVVNSMKDLIDYSRETGTGPMESLAKFPRRTSATSGFHSQAQQSEEQLQQQPQQQQQQQQQQQQQQQQQQQQTMPQNSSSDQSSVQATSMQLAGSNGVASVNNALNTASTSTSASTIVGLLHQNSMNSRQPSSMNNASSPYGGSSVQIPSPGSSSTIPQTQPNPSPSPFQSPTPSSSNNPPQTSHGALTAPNHMSAANSPANISMQQPALSGEADPSDSQSSVQKLLHEMMMSNQLSGSGVVGVGSMGNDAKSGNGILPNSNNAGMNGGNCLVGNGMANTNSGMGGGAGFGGMGGGLGQSALVNGIRAAMGNNSIMNGRVGVPSMARDQNMHHQQQDLGSQMFSGLGAANGFSNLQFDWKPSP, translated from the exons ATGGTGCCTTCGGGGCCGCCCACTCCAATTGGTGGTGGTTCCCAGTCTGTTTCACCTTCTCTTTTGAGATCAAATTCTGGGATGTTGGGAGCTCAAGGTGGTCCACTACCTGGTCAAAcacctttttcttctcttgtttCGTCACGCGCTCAATTTAATAACATGAATATGCTTGGAAATGTTCCTAATGTCTCTTCTCTCCTTAATCAGTCCTTTGGTAACGGGGTTCCAAATTCAGGGCTTTCTGGTCCCGGTACTAGTCAGCGTGGAGGTATTGATACTGGGGCTGAGTCTGAGCCTCTTCTTTCTAGTGTTGGAAATGGAATGAATTTCAATACTCCGTCATCAACATTTGTAGCATCGAATATGGCTAACCCTGGTTCATCAGGTCAAGGCCAGGGTCAACAATTCTCTAACTCATCTGGTAACCAGATGTTGCCAGATCAGCAACAGTCTCAACAGCTAGAGCCTCCGAGTTTCCAGCATAGTCAGCAGCCAATGCAACAGTTCTCTGCGCCTCTTAACACACAGCAGCAACAACAGCAATTTCAAGCTATTCGAGGTGGCATGGCTGGAGTTGGACCAGTCAAGTTGGAGCCCCATGTGACTAATGATCAGCATGGCCAATCGcatcaacaacaacagcagcaacaacaGTTGCAATCGTTGAGAACTCTTAGTGCAGTAAAGTTGGAACCGCAACAACTTCCGACGATTAGGGGCTTGGGTCCTGTAAAATTGGAATCTCAACATTCTGATCAGTCATTATTCATGCAtcaacaacagcagcagcaacagcagCAACAGCAGTTCCTCCATATGTCTAGGCAGAGTCCtcatgctgctgctgctgctcaGATGAATATTTTGCAGCAGCAAAGGTTGATGCAGCTACAACAACAACACCAGCAGCAGCAACTCTTGAAAGCAATGCCTCAGCAGCGATCTCAGTTACCACAACAGTTTCAACAGCAAAACTTGCCTTTGAGATCACCTGTAAAATCAGGATATGAACCTGGAATGTGTGCACGGcgtttgacaaattatatgtatcAGCAACAACACAGACCTGAA GACAACAACATTGAATTCTGGAGGAAATTTGTTGCAGAATACTTTGCGCCCCATGCCAAGAAGAAATGGTGTGTTTCGATGTATGGAAGTGGCAGGCAAACAACTGGTGTTTTTCCTCAG GATGTGTGGCATTGTGAAATATGCAATCGCAAGCCTGGCCGTGGATTTG AAGCGACTGTTGAGGTTCTTCCCCGGCTTTTTAAGATCAAGTATGAAAGTGGCACTTTAGAGGAACTTCTTTATGTTGATATGCCCCGCGAGTATCAGAATTCATCTGGTCAGATTGTCCTTGACTATGCTAAAGCAATACAAGAAAGTGTTTTTGAGCAACTTCGTGTTGTTCGTGATGGCCAACTTAGAATTgttttctctcaagaccttaAG ATATGCTCTTGGGAATTTTGTGCAAGACGCCATGAAGAGCTTATTCCTAGAAGATTACTGATTCCTCAG GTTAGTCAGCTTGGTGCTGCAGCACAAAAATACCAGGCTGCTACTCAAAATGCTGCATCAAATCTATCTCTGCCAGAGATACAAAATAATTGTAATGT GTTTGTTGCATCAGCTCGACAATTGGCAAAAACCTTAGAAGTACCATTGGTGAATGATTTAGGTTATACAAAGAGATATGTGCGGTGCCTTCAG ATATCAGAAGTAGTTAACAGTATGAAGGATTTGATTGATTACAGCCGAGAAACAGGGACTGGACCTATGG AGAGCTTGGCAAAGTTTCCTCGGAGAACAAGTGCAACATCTGGGTTTCACAGTCAAGCACAACAGTCTGAGGAACAGCTGCAGCAGCAGccacaacaacagcaacaacagcagcagcagcagcaacaacaacaacaacaacaacaacaacaaacaatGCCTCAGAATTCAAGCAGTGACCAAAGTTCTGTGCAGGCCACATCTATGCAACTTGCCGGTAGCAATGGCGTGGCTAGTGTAAATAATGCTCTCAACACAGCATCAACATCTACCTCTGCTAGTACCATTGTTGGGCTTCTCCATCAAAATTCCATGAATTCCAGACAGCCAAGTTCTATGAACAATGCTAGCAGTCCTTACGGAGGAAGTTCAGTTCAGATTCCATCCCCAGGTTCTTCAAGCACAATACCACAGACACAACCCAACCCTTCCCCCTCCCCTTTCCAGTCACCAACACCCTCCTCTTCTAACAATCCCCCACAGACATCTCATGGTGCCTTAACAGCTCCCAATCACATGAGCGCTGCTAATTCACCGGCAAATATTTCCATGCAACAGCCAGCTCTTTCTGGTGAAGCTGATCCAAGTGATTCCCAGAGCTCGGTTCAGAAACTCTTACATGAAATGATGATGTCAAACCAGCTTAGTGGGTCAGGTGTGGTTGGTGTTGGTTCAATGGGGAATGATGCAAAGAGTGGGAATGGGATTTTGCCAAATAGCAATAACGCGGGCATGAATGGTGGCAACTGCCTGGTAGGGAATGGGATGGCCAACACTAATTCAGGTATGGGGGGTGGTGCTGGATTTGGCGGTATGGGTGGTGGCCTTGGTCAGTCTGCCTTGGTTAACGGGATTAGAGCAGCAATGGGAAATAATTCTATAATGAATGGAAGGGTGGGAGTACCATCGATGGCTCGAGACCAGAATATGCATCATCAGCAGCAAGATTTGGGGAGCCAGATGTTTAGTGGGCTAGGAGCAGCTAATGGCTTTAGTAATCTTCAATTTGATTGGAAACCTTCCCCTTGA
- the LOC107435983 gene encoding transcriptional corepressor SEUSS isoform X2 — translation MNFNTPSSTFVASNMANPGSSGQGQGQQFSNSSGNQMLPDQQQSQQLEPPSFQHSQQPMQQFSAPLNTQQQQQQFQAIRGGMAGVGPVKLEPHVTNDQHGQSHQQQQQQQQLQSLRTLSAVKLEPQQLPTIRGLGPVKLESQHSDQSLFMHQQQQQQQQQQQFLHMSRQSPHAAAAAQMNILQQQRLMQLQQQHQQQQLLKAMPQQRSQLPQQFQQQNLPLRSPVKSGYEPGMCARRLTNYMYQQQHRPEDNNIEFWRKFVAEYFAPHAKKKWCVSMYGSGRQTTGVFPQDVWHCEICNRKPGRGFEATVEVLPRLFKIKYESGTLEELLYVDMPREYQNSSGQIVLDYAKAIQESVFEQLRVVRDGQLRIVFSQDLKICSWEFCARRHEELIPRRLLIPQVSQLGAAAQKYQAATQNAASNLSLPEIQNNCNVFVASARQLAKTLEVPLVNDLGYTKRYVRCLQISEVVNSMKDLIDYSRETGTGPMESLAKFPRRTSATSGFHSQAQQSEEQLQQQPQQQQQQQQQQQQQQQQQQQQTMPQNSSSDQSSVQATSMQLAGSNGVASVNNALNTASTSTSASTIVGLLHQNSMNSRQPSSMNNASSPYGGSSVQIPSPGSSSTIPQTQPNPSPSPFQSPTPSSSNNPPQTSHGALTAPNHMSAANSPANISMQQPALSGEADPSDSQSSVQKLLHEMMMSNQLSGSGVVGVGSMGNDAKSGNGILPNSNNAGMNGGNCLVGNGMANTNSGMGGGAGFGGMGGGLGQSALVNGIRAAMGNNSIMNGRVGVPSMARDQNMHHQQQDLGSQMFSGLGAANGFSNLQFDWKPSP, via the exons ATGAATTTCAATACTCCGTCATCAACATTTGTAGCATCGAATATGGCTAACCCTGGTTCATCAGGTCAAGGCCAGGGTCAACAATTCTCTAACTCATCTGGTAACCAGATGTTGCCAGATCAGCAACAGTCTCAACAGCTAGAGCCTCCGAGTTTCCAGCATAGTCAGCAGCCAATGCAACAGTTCTCTGCGCCTCTTAACACACAGCAGCAACAACAGCAATTTCAAGCTATTCGAGGTGGCATGGCTGGAGTTGGACCAGTCAAGTTGGAGCCCCATGTGACTAATGATCAGCATGGCCAATCGcatcaacaacaacagcagcaacaacaGTTGCAATCGTTGAGAACTCTTAGTGCAGTAAAGTTGGAACCGCAACAACTTCCGACGATTAGGGGCTTGGGTCCTGTAAAATTGGAATCTCAACATTCTGATCAGTCATTATTCATGCAtcaacaacagcagcagcaacagcagCAACAGCAGTTCCTCCATATGTCTAGGCAGAGTCCtcatgctgctgctgctgctcaGATGAATATTTTGCAGCAGCAAAGGTTGATGCAGCTACAACAACAACACCAGCAGCAGCAACTCTTGAAAGCAATGCCTCAGCAGCGATCTCAGTTACCACAACAGTTTCAACAGCAAAACTTGCCTTTGAGATCACCTGTAAAATCAGGATATGAACCTGGAATGTGTGCACGGcgtttgacaaattatatgtatcAGCAACAACACAGACCTGAA GACAACAACATTGAATTCTGGAGGAAATTTGTTGCAGAATACTTTGCGCCCCATGCCAAGAAGAAATGGTGTGTTTCGATGTATGGAAGTGGCAGGCAAACAACTGGTGTTTTTCCTCAG GATGTGTGGCATTGTGAAATATGCAATCGCAAGCCTGGCCGTGGATTTG AAGCGACTGTTGAGGTTCTTCCCCGGCTTTTTAAGATCAAGTATGAAAGTGGCACTTTAGAGGAACTTCTTTATGTTGATATGCCCCGCGAGTATCAGAATTCATCTGGTCAGATTGTCCTTGACTATGCTAAAGCAATACAAGAAAGTGTTTTTGAGCAACTTCGTGTTGTTCGTGATGGCCAACTTAGAATTgttttctctcaagaccttaAG ATATGCTCTTGGGAATTTTGTGCAAGACGCCATGAAGAGCTTATTCCTAGAAGATTACTGATTCCTCAG GTTAGTCAGCTTGGTGCTGCAGCACAAAAATACCAGGCTGCTACTCAAAATGCTGCATCAAATCTATCTCTGCCAGAGATACAAAATAATTGTAATGT GTTTGTTGCATCAGCTCGACAATTGGCAAAAACCTTAGAAGTACCATTGGTGAATGATTTAGGTTATACAAAGAGATATGTGCGGTGCCTTCAG ATATCAGAAGTAGTTAACAGTATGAAGGATTTGATTGATTACAGCCGAGAAACAGGGACTGGACCTATGG AGAGCTTGGCAAAGTTTCCTCGGAGAACAAGTGCAACATCTGGGTTTCACAGTCAAGCACAACAGTCTGAGGAACAGCTGCAGCAGCAGccacaacaacagcaacaacagcagcagcagcagcaacaacaacaacaacaacaacaacaacaaacaatGCCTCAGAATTCAAGCAGTGACCAAAGTTCTGTGCAGGCCACATCTATGCAACTTGCCGGTAGCAATGGCGTGGCTAGTGTAAATAATGCTCTCAACACAGCATCAACATCTACCTCTGCTAGTACCATTGTTGGGCTTCTCCATCAAAATTCCATGAATTCCAGACAGCCAAGTTCTATGAACAATGCTAGCAGTCCTTACGGAGGAAGTTCAGTTCAGATTCCATCCCCAGGTTCTTCAAGCACAATACCACAGACACAACCCAACCCTTCCCCCTCCCCTTTCCAGTCACCAACACCCTCCTCTTCTAACAATCCCCCACAGACATCTCATGGTGCCTTAACAGCTCCCAATCACATGAGCGCTGCTAATTCACCGGCAAATATTTCCATGCAACAGCCAGCTCTTTCTGGTGAAGCTGATCCAAGTGATTCCCAGAGCTCGGTTCAGAAACTCTTACATGAAATGATGATGTCAAACCAGCTTAGTGGGTCAGGTGTGGTTGGTGTTGGTTCAATGGGGAATGATGCAAAGAGTGGGAATGGGATTTTGCCAAATAGCAATAACGCGGGCATGAATGGTGGCAACTGCCTGGTAGGGAATGGGATGGCCAACACTAATTCAGGTATGGGGGGTGGTGCTGGATTTGGCGGTATGGGTGGTGGCCTTGGTCAGTCTGCCTTGGTTAACGGGATTAGAGCAGCAATGGGAAATAATTCTATAATGAATGGAAGGGTGGGAGTACCATCGATGGCTCGAGACCAGAATATGCATCATCAGCAGCAAGATTTGGGGAGCCAGATGTTTAGTGGGCTAGGAGCAGCTAATGGCTTTAGTAATCTTCAATTTGATTGGAAACCTTCCCCTTGA
- the LOC107435984 gene encoding uncharacterized protein LOC107435984: MAMETCLQVSRACNTRVGAIQSHHTFSSKEQKLIKLPTFKGLKKSTITLSSSPPPTSFPLSNSTGGRKSLFVCKAREAVNEVQVVTDSGWKNLVLGSENPVLVEFWAPWCGPCRMIAPIVDELAKEYGGKISCYKLNTDDCPNIASQYGIRSIPTVLFFKNGEKKESVIGAVPKSTLSAAIDKYLDS, encoded by the exons ATGGCCATGGAAACCTGCCTACAAGTGAGCAGAGCATGCAATACAAGAGTTGGTGCCATTCAAAGTCATCATACATTTTCTTCCAAGGAACAAAAGCTTATTAAATTACCAACGTTCAAGGGCTTGAAGAAATCCACCATAACACtctcttcttctcctcctcctaCTTCTTTTCCTCTTTCAAACAGCACCGGAGGCCGGAAATCCCTCTTCGTTTGCAAAGCTCGTGAAGCTGTAAACGAAG TTCAAGTAGTGACAGATTCAGGCTGGAAGAACCTTGTGCTAGGAAGTGAGAACCCAGTTCTGGTGGAGTTTTGGGCTCCATGGTGTGGACCATGTAGAATGATAGCACCAATTGTGGATGAATTGGCAAAAGAATATGGTGGGAAAATATCCTGTTACAAGCTCAATACTGACGATTGCCCAAACATTGCCTCTCAGTATGGAATTAGAAGCATCCCAACTGTGCTCTTCTTCAAGAATGGGGAGAAGAAAGAGAGTGTTATTGGAGCAGTTCCCAAATCCACCTTGTCTGCTGCCATTGACAAGTATTTAGATTCCTGA
- the LOC107435976 gene encoding agamous-like MADS-box protein AGL75, whose product MKKKASELSTLFNVQVCMVFSGVDDDGDFEVWPVRKNKAKDILMTHIEASKIKENVEEENEAFIEIDSEQIKNQKSIIKWDDEELNKLSKDSLLALSTYLDAKIQALDEKIEFMKQQKAIQGNSTSTK is encoded by the exons ATGAAAAAGAAAGCCAGTGAGCTCTCCACCCTGTTCAATGTCCAGGTTTGCATGGTTTTTTCTGGggttgatgatgatggagattTTGAAGTGTGGCCAGTGCGAAAAAACAAAGCCAAAGATATTCTCATGACCCACATAGAAGCctcaaaaattaaggaaaatgttgaagaagaaaatgaagcatTCATAGAGATTGATTCCGAGcagatcaaaaatcaaaaatcaataataaagtGGGATGATGAGGAATTGAACAAGTTGTCCAAGGATTCTTTGCTGGCTTTATCAACATACTTGGATGCCAAGATTCAAGCTTTGGATGAGAAAATTGAGTTTATGAAACAACAAAAAGCTATTCAG GGAAATTCTACCTCAACAAAATGA
- the LOC107435980 gene encoding uncharacterized protein LOC107435980, producing MFGLTGPLRPVIHLPISSSSRLAYIPSQSNHLTLPSSILKTQIQIPRKPTRFVVFAESNNGLSEDSKEKENKEETGEVKGNGSNGGDGDDDDDEELGKDRRSIFSGIRWGDLLLDPDPDNIVAVGLTGLLTWASVQVLWQLFVISFAILVAALKYSFIAALLVFILITLL from the coding sequence ATGTTTGGCCTCACTGGTCCCTTACGCCCAGTAATCCACCTCCCAATATCTTCAAGTTCAAGACTTGCCTATATTCCTTCACAGAGCAACCATCTCACTTTACCTTCTTCAATCCTCAAAACCCAAATCCAAATCCCAAGAAAACCCACACGGTTCGTGGTATTTGCAGAAAGCAATAATGGGTTGAGCGAAGATTCGAAGGAGAAGGAAAACAAGGAAGAAACTGGTGAAGTCAAAGGAAATGGGTCCAACGgtggtgatggtgatgatgatgatgatgaagaattgGGGAAGGATAGACGGTCCATATTCAGTGGTATCAGGTGGGGTGATCTGTTGCTGGACCCAGATCCTGATAACATCGTGGCCGTTGGATTGACTGGCTTGTTGACCTGGGCAAGTGTTCAGGTGTTGTGGCAACTCTTTGTCATCTCCTTCGCCATTCTTGTTGCTGCTCTCAAATACTCCTTCATTGCCGCACTTTTAGTTTTCATTCTCATTACCCTTCTCTGA